A genomic window from Treponema maltophilum ATCC 51939 includes:
- a CDS encoding class II aldolase/adducin family protein, which yields MGKLEYYEERALVASYMKRLYDRRLTTISGGNISLRLDEEKFCITPSGLDKGNLTPEVIALVKFDGTNLTPYIKLSIETEMHRLALLARSDMQAVVHAHPVYASAFSTVMPCSLNTKLTAEAYFMLGEVVNVPYKRMGTNDLAQSVAEHIKTHNALLMENHGVITVGTELLSAFDRIELLEQAAMMTCIASGLPGSHNLTAERIKELDDMKKS from the coding sequence ATGGGAAAACTTGAGTATTACGAAGAACGGGCGCTTGTCGCGTCTTACATGAAGCGGCTGTACGACCGCCGACTTACGACGATAAGCGGCGGCAATATCAGTTTGCGGTTGGATGAAGAAAAGTTCTGCATAACGCCGTCCGGCCTCGACAAGGGTAATTTGACGCCCGAAGTAATCGCGCTGGTTAAATTCGACGGAACGAATTTGACGCCGTATATAAAACTCAGCATCGAAACGGAAATGCACCGGCTGGCGCTGCTTGCCCGATCCGACATGCAGGCCGTCGTGCACGCACATCCGGTATACGCAAGCGCCTTTTCGACCGTCATGCCCTGTTCGCTTAATACGAAACTGACGGCCGAAGCGTATTTTATGCTGGGCGAGGTTGTAAACGTTCCGTATAAACGCATGGGAACAAACGATTTGGCGCAAAGCGTCGCCGAGCACATAAAAACGCATAATGCCTTGCTTATGGAAAACCACGGCGTTATCACCGTCGGAACGGAATTGTTGAGCGCCTTCGACCGCATCGAACTGCTCGAACAGGCGGCGATGATGACCTGCATAGCGTCCGGCTTGCCCGGCAGCCATAATCTTACAGCCGAACGGATAAAAGAATTGGACGACATGAAAAAAAGCTGA
- the thrS gene encoding threonine--tRNA ligase translates to MNNEEKFSRVNTIRHSAAHVMASAVLKLFPGTKLAIGPAIDTGFYYDFDLSRPIKEEDLGAIEKEMRRILSVNCDFVKKTISRAEALQLFADQPYKLELINDLPEDEQISIYTNGDFTDLCRGPHVANTKEINAQSFKLIKTAGAYWRGDVKRPMLTRIYAAAFEKPNELKEYLVMLEEAEKRDHRKIGKQLDLFHIDEDNPGQIFWHPDGWTIYRIIEDYVREKIKEDGYVEVKTPFIMPRSLWERSGHWAKYQENMFITESEKRLFALKPMNCPGHVEIFKQKIRSYKDLPLRMAEFGSCTRNEASGALHGIMRVRGFVQDDAHIFCTEEQIGEEVARFCHLLKAMYKDFGFDEDKILVKFSTRPEQRIGDDATWDRAEKALADATAAAGLTYKLQPGEGAFYGPKLEFTLVDALGREWQCGTIQVDYQLPSAERLNAEYVGEDNQKHHPVMLHRAVLGSLERFIGILIENYAGALPAWLQYKQAVVIPVSPAAESYAQSVFEQIKKAGIRADINVGSDRINGKIKTAQLKKIPYMLVAGEKEAADGTVAVRFRDGQDQRIMKITEFIDYVKDKTATRFAGI, encoded by the coding sequence ATGAACAATGAAGAAAAATTCAGCAGGGTGAACACTATCCGTCATAGTGCGGCCCACGTTATGGCGTCGGCGGTTTTAAAGCTTTTCCCCGGCACGAAGCTCGCGATCGGGCCGGCGATAGATACGGGCTTTTATTACGATTTTGATTTAAGCCGCCCGATTAAAGAAGAAGATTTGGGCGCAATCGAAAAAGAAATGCGCCGGATTTTATCGGTCAATTGCGACTTTGTAAAAAAGACGATAAGCCGGGCTGAGGCTTTACAGTTGTTTGCCGACCAGCCGTACAAGCTGGAACTGATTAACGATTTGCCCGAAGACGAACAAATATCGATATACACAAACGGTGATTTTACCGACCTGTGCCGCGGCCCCCACGTCGCAAACACAAAAGAAATAAACGCGCAATCTTTTAAATTGATTAAAACCGCAGGCGCTTATTGGCGCGGAGATGTAAAGCGTCCCATGCTTACGCGCATTTACGCGGCCGCTTTCGAAAAGCCGAACGAACTCAAAGAATATCTTGTAATGCTCGAAGAAGCCGAAAAGCGCGACCACCGCAAAATCGGCAAGCAGCTCGATTTGTTCCATATAGACGAGGACAATCCCGGTCAAATCTTTTGGCACCCCGACGGCTGGACGATTTATCGGATTATCGAAGATTACGTGCGCGAAAAAATAAAAGAAGACGGTTATGTGGAAGTAAAAACACCGTTTATAATGCCGCGCTCTTTGTGGGAACGTTCGGGGCACTGGGCAAAATATCAGGAAAACATGTTTATCACCGAAAGCGAAAAGCGCTTGTTCGCCCTTAAGCCGATGAACTGCCCCGGACACGTGGAAATATTCAAACAAAAAATCCGCTCGTACAAGGACTTGCCGCTGCGCATGGCCGAATTCGGTTCCTGTACGCGCAATGAAGCTTCCGGCGCTTTGCACGGCATTATGCGCGTGCGCGGCTTTGTGCAGGACGATGCGCACATCTTTTGTACCGAAGAGCAAATCGGCGAAGAAGTCGCGCGCTTTTGTCATCTTTTAAAAGCGATGTATAAGGATTTCGGTTTCGACGAAGATAAGATTCTCGTTAAATTTTCAACGCGCCCCGAACAGCGCATCGGCGACGACGCCACATGGGATCGTGCCGAAAAAGCGCTGGCCGATGCGACCGCGGCCGCGGGGTTAACCTACAAGCTGCAGCCGGGAGAAGGCGCCTTTTACGGACCGAAGTTGGAGTTCACCTTAGTGGACGCGCTCGGCCGCGAATGGCAATGCGGAACGATTCAAGTCGATTATCAGCTGCCGTCGGCGGAACGCTTGAACGCCGAATACGTCGGCGAAGATAATCAAAAACACCATCCTGTTATGCTGCACCGCGCCGTACTCGGTTCTTTGGAACGCTTTATCGGCATTCTCATAGAAAACTACGCCGGCGCACTGCCCGCATGGCTGCAGTACAAACAGGCGGTCGTCATACCCGTTTCGCCGGCTGCCGAAAGCTATGCGCAATCCGTGTTCGAACAAATCAAAAAAGCGGGAATCCGCGCCGACATCAATGTGGGCAGCGACCGCATCAACGGCAAAATCAAAACCGCCCAGCTTAAAAAAATTCCGTACATGCTTGTTGCGGGCGAAAAAGAAGCCGCCGACGGCACGGTCGCCGTGCGCTTTAGAGACGGACAGGATCAACGGATTATGAAAATCACCGAATTTATCGATTACGTAAAAGACAAAACGGCGACCCGTTTTGCAGGGATATAA
- a CDS encoding aminopeptidase P family protein produces the protein MTVPQRLAALRQKMKEHGFAAYVIPTADPHLCEYVPAHYKTREYISGFTGSAGTVAVTADKAGLWTDGRYFLQAEKQLAGSGIELFKMDEKGVPTLNAFLKSVLKPNDKVGIDGKTLSVQNYESMKEELDPITIATDADLIGDIWQDRPEALMSDVFILGEMYTGKSARDKTEQVRSALKEKGADSTIIGALEDVCWLFNIRAHDIAYNPVATAYALVTAKQAILFINKKQLNAESEKYLRAQGVAIMPYEAVFAEAAKLTGTVYMDPARTNVYLRDKIKARIIKGLNFTTALKAVKNSVELRNIDEAMEKDGAAMVKILRWIEQNASSGITECDVSEKLLEFRAQGKDFIEASFETIAGYGSNGAIIHYAPHKESCAKLKPKSFLLLDSGGHYLNGTTDITRTVALGPLTKEEKENYTLVLKSHIRLACAKFKAGATGLSLDTIARECLWDRGKDYNHGTGHGVGFVLAVHEGPQSISKRYINEPLKLGMLTSNEPGLYIENKHGIRIENLVVTVPFMQTEHGDFYRFKTVTLCPIDTRPIVSGILSEEEKAWLNDYHKEVFKRLLPYLDGAHKSFLREKTAKI, from the coding sequence ATGACAGTACCGCAAAGGCTTGCCGCACTCAGGCAAAAAATGAAAGAACATGGCTTCGCGGCTTACGTGATTCCCACCGCCGATCCGCACTTATGCGAATATGTGCCCGCCCACTATAAAACGCGCGAATATATTTCGGGCTTTACCGGCTCGGCCGGCACCGTCGCCGTAACGGCCGATAAAGCGGGTTTGTGGACCGACGGGCGCTACTTTTTGCAAGCCGAAAAACAGCTGGCCGGTTCGGGCATCGAACTGTTCAAAATGGACGAAAAAGGCGTTCCGACCTTAAACGCGTTTTTAAAGTCAGTTTTAAAACCGAACGATAAGGTCGGCATAGACGGCAAAACGCTTTCGGTGCAAAACTATGAGAGCATGAAAGAAGAACTCGATCCGATAACAATCGCAACGGACGCGGATTTAATCGGCGATATTTGGCAGGATCGCCCCGAAGCGCTGATGAGCGACGTTTTTATCCTCGGCGAAATGTATACGGGAAAAAGCGCCCGCGACAAAACCGAACAAGTGCGCTCCGCCCTTAAAGAAAAAGGAGCCGACTCGACGATTATCGGAGCGCTTGAAGACGTGTGCTGGCTTTTTAACATACGCGCGCACGACATTGCGTATAATCCGGTTGCAACCGCTTATGCGCTCGTAACGGCAAAGCAAGCGATACTTTTTATCAATAAAAAACAGCTGAATGCCGAATCGGAAAAATATCTTCGCGCGCAGGGCGTTGCGATTATGCCCTATGAAGCGGTTTTTGCCGAAGCGGCAAAACTTACCGGAACCGTGTATATGGACCCCGCGCGCACAAACGTTTATTTGCGCGACAAAATAAAAGCGCGCATCATAAAAGGCTTGAACTTTACGACGGCTTTAAAAGCGGTAAAGAATTCGGTCGAGCTTCGCAACATCGATGAGGCAATGGAAAAAGACGGCGCGGCGATGGTTAAGATTTTGCGCTGGATCGAACAAAATGCATCTTCGGGCATTACCGAATGTGATGTAAGCGAAAAACTGCTCGAGTTCCGTGCGCAGGGCAAAGACTTTATCGAAGCGAGCTTCGAAACCATAGCGGGCTACGGATCGAACGGAGCGATTATCCACTATGCGCCGCACAAAGAATCCTGCGCAAAGCTTAAACCGAAAAGTTTTTTGCTCTTGGACAGCGGCGGACATTACTTAAACGGTACTACCGACATTACGCGCACCGTTGCGCTCGGTCCGCTTACAAAAGAAGAAAAAGAAAACTATACGCTCGTTTTAAAATCGCATATACGCTTGGCATGCGCGAAATTCAAAGCGGGCGCAACCGGCCTTTCGCTCGATACGATCGCGCGCGAATGCTTGTGGGACAGGGGAAAGGATTACAACCACGGAACCGGACACGGTGTCGGCTTTGTTTTGGCCGTGCATGAAGGTCCGCAGTCGATTTCAAAACGCTATATAAACGAACCTTTAAAGCTCGGCATGCTCACATCGAACGAGCCCGGCTTATATATCGAAAACAAACACGGCATCCGCATCGAAAATCTTGTCGTAACCGTTCCCTTTATGCAAACCGAACACGGAGACTTCTACCGCTTCAAAACCGTCACGCTGTGCCCCATAGACACGCGGCCGATTGTGAGCGGTATTTTGTCCGAAGAAGAAAAGGCGTGGCTGAACGATTACCACAAAGAAGTTTTCAAACGGCTTTTGCCCTATTTGGACGGCGCGCACAAAAGTTTTTTACGTGAAAAAACCGCAAAGATATAA
- a CDS encoding DUF1015 domain-containing protein: MESLKKYALHVPQILLPAKGIDLKSWAVVACDQYTQDKDYWQKAEKIAQGKPSALHIILPEIYLNTLSQAEKERRTDDIKRTMADYLANGVFAPPLDAFIYTERKTSYGRLRKGLVAAIDLEAYDWRPEQKAKIRATEATILERIPPRVAIREGAPLEAPHIMLLVNDPARRFIEQTGEIVKQSGEKPVYDTDLMMEGGRITGRAVSGGKAMDNMGESLCAIEEANKAADGSVFMFAVGDGNHSLATAKTVWENLKKTAGAPADKNGHTAVPDRLKNHPARYALVEIVNLYDEGLTFEPIHRVLFNTDAKDLIRFVHSKLGGTPTPCKDGAELARTVEQSPSAFGFASLQGGFTCLNIPTDALAVSVFQPVLDEFIRSQEMIDFIHGADEVFRLAKQKDTVSILFPPIAKDSFFATVEKYGSLPRKSFSMGEASEKRFYLECRKLV, translated from the coding sequence ATGGAATCGTTAAAAAAATATGCTTTACATGTTCCGCAGATACTGCTGCCGGCAAAGGGAATTGACCTTAAATCATGGGCCGTTGTCGCTTGCGATCAATACACGCAGGACAAAGACTATTGGCAAAAAGCCGAAAAAATCGCACAGGGGAAACCTTCGGCACTGCACATCATTTTACCCGAAATATATTTGAACACGCTTTCGCAGGCGGAAAAAGAGCGGCGTACGGACGATATAAAGCGCACGATGGCCGACTATCTTGCAAACGGCGTTTTTGCTCCGCCCCTTGATGCCTTCATATATACCGAACGGAAAACGTCTTACGGCCGGCTCCGCAAGGGCTTGGTCGCCGCGATCGATTTGGAAGCATACGATTGGCGTCCCGAACAAAAAGCGAAAATACGCGCAACCGAAGCGACTATTTTGGAACGCATTCCGCCGCGCGTTGCGATCCGCGAAGGCGCGCCCTTGGAAGCGCCGCATATTATGCTTTTGGTAAACGATCCTGCGCGGCGCTTTATTGAACAAACCGGCGAAATCGTTAAACAAAGCGGAGAAAAACCGGTCTACGACACTGACCTTATGATGGAAGGAGGCCGCATAACCGGCCGGGCGGTTTCCGGCGGCAAGGCTATGGACAATATGGGCGAAAGCCTTTGCGCGATCGAAGAGGCAAACAAAGCCGCCGACGGTTCGGTTTTTATGTTTGCGGTCGGCGACGGCAACCATTCTTTGGCTACGGCAAAAACCGTATGGGAAAATCTTAAAAAAACTGCCGGAGCGCCGGCGGATAAAAACGGGCATACCGCGGTTCCCGACCGGTTGAAAAATCATCCTGCGCGCTATGCCTTGGTCGAAATCGTCAACCTGTATGACGAGGGCCTTACCTTTGAGCCGATACACCGCGTTCTTTTTAACACCGATGCCAAAGACCTCATTCGCTTTGTACATTCGAAATTGGGCGGCACCCCGACGCCCTGCAAAGACGGCGCGGAACTTGCGCGCACGGTTGAACAATCGCCGTCGGCTTTCGGCTTCGCTTCTTTACAGGGCGGATTTACCTGTCTTAACATACCGACGGACGCGCTTGCCGTCAGCGTGTTTCAGCCCGTCTTGGACGAATTTATCCGCTCACAAGAAATGATCGACTTTATTCACGGCGCCGACGAAGTGTTCCGGCTCGCAAAGCAAAAAGATACGGTTTCGATTTTGTTTCCGCCCATAGCGAAAGACAGCTTTTTTGCGACGGTGGAAAAATACGGTTCTTTGCCGCGCAAAAGTTTTTCGATGGGCGAAGCGAGCGAAAAGCGCTTTTACCTTGAATGCAGAAAACTGGTATAG
- the rpoN gene encoding RNA polymerase factor sigma-54 has protein sequence MADLRLDYTQNMQQQMRLSPQMIQSISLMAMNAEELSECIREEAEKNPAVEITREAEWEPSSVRVSSRSGNAAESDEWQAFLENVPAASESLQEHLLSQLSLLKLNDDEMRIGSRIIQNLDSRGYNSSEPENLLNADDPLSLLTEMLGIVRRLDPKGCACSGLQESLFVQAELAGNAPPLALTILKSHFGVLEKKRGALICKALQSSGIPCTEQETEQALAFIRTLEPFPGRQFGSASHGVHFAVPEVLVRRASEEEKEETGGDFIIEFINGSIPQVGISPLYEHLSEEKNADASSRAFAEKSVRQAKWFINTLEMREKTVYAAVCAIVERQKLFFYKGPGHLRPLRMKDIAEAIGVHETTVSRIANGKYLQCEWGLFEFKYFFTNAVSQKDTAQSNPGSKESVKHLLKIIIDKNEQKGIKKLSDAKLAELLEAEGVHIARRTVAKYRAELNIESSFDRS, from the coding sequence GTGGCCGATCTCAGGCTGGATTATACGCAAAACATGCAGCAGCAAATGCGGCTTTCTCCTCAAATGATTCAATCGATTTCTTTAATGGCGATGAACGCCGAAGAATTGAGCGAATGCATCCGTGAAGAAGCCGAAAAGAATCCTGCCGTGGAAATTACGCGCGAAGCCGAGTGGGAACCCTCTTCCGTCCGTGTAAGCTCGCGAAGCGGAAATGCCGCCGAAAGCGACGAGTGGCAAGCGTTTTTGGAAAACGTCCCGGCCGCATCCGAATCGCTGCAAGAACACCTATTGTCCCAGTTGTCGCTTTTAAAACTGAACGACGACGAAATGCGCATCGGAAGCAGGATCATTCAAAACCTCGATTCGCGCGGCTATAACAGTTCCGAGCCGGAAAACCTGCTCAATGCGGACGACCCCCTTTCTTTATTGACCGAAATGCTCGGCATTGTGCGCCGTTTGGATCCGAAAGGCTGCGCTTGCTCCGGTTTGCAGGAAAGCCTTTTTGTGCAAGCCGAACTTGCCGGCAACGCGCCGCCCTTGGCGCTGACCATCCTCAAATCGCATTTCGGCGTATTGGAAAAAAAACGCGGCGCCCTCATATGCAAGGCGCTGCAAAGTTCGGGCATTCCCTGCACCGAACAGGAAACCGAACAAGCCCTTGCCTTTATACGCACTTTGGAACCCTTCCCCGGCCGGCAGTTCGGAAGCGCTTCGCACGGCGTGCATTTTGCCGTTCCCGAAGTACTCGTGCGCAGGGCGAGCGAAGAAGAAAAAGAAGAAACGGGCGGTGATTTTATCATCGAATTTATAAACGGCAGCATTCCGCAGGTGGGAATTTCGCCCTTATACGAACATTTAAGCGAAGAAAAAAACGCCGATGCATCTTCGCGCGCCTTTGCCGAAAAGTCCGTTCGGCAGGCAAAATGGTTTATAAACACGCTCGAAATGCGCGAAAAAACCGTATATGCGGCCGTGTGTGCAATCGTCGAACGGCAAAAGCTTTTTTTTTATAAGGGGCCGGGACACCTCCGCCCGCTTCGCATGAAAGATATTGCCGAAGCAATCGGCGTTCACGAAACGACCGTTTCCCGCATTGCAAACGGAAAATACTTGCAGTGTGAATGGGGCTTATTCGAGTTCAAGTATTTTTTTACGAACGCGGTTTCACAAAAAGATACAGCGCAAAGCAATCCCGGCTCGAAAGAATCGGTTAAGCATTTGCTTAAAATCATCATCGACAAAAACGAACAAAAAGGCATAAAAAAACTGTCCGATGCGAAACTTGCAGAACTGCTCGAAGCCGAAGGCGTTCACATAGCGCGCCGCACGGTTGCCAAATATCGTGCCGAATTAAATATAGAATCTTCGTTTGACCGTTCGTAA
- a CDS encoding HPF/RaiA family ribosome-associated protein, producing METTINAVGFELDKDQSDLISKKLERIKYADDLIVDLLFRVKEDKKYIFDTTVNFRWGMTAHVSAEDYEFASGLNKLIDILDQKVKKEKDKIQKK from the coding sequence ATGGAAACGACAATCAACGCTGTAGGGTTTGAGCTGGATAAAGACCAGTCCGATTTGATTTCCAAAAAACTTGAACGCATAAAGTACGCGGACGATTTGATAGTCGATCTGCTTTTTAGAGTAAAGGAAGATAAAAAATATATTTTCGATACGACCGTCAATTTCAGGTGGGGAATGACGGCTCACGTCTCCGCCGAAGATTACGAGTTCGCTTCGGGCTTAAACAAATTGATAGACATTCTCGATCAAAAGGTGAAAAAAGAAAAAGATAAGATACAGAAAAAATAA
- the hprK gene encoding HPr(Ser) kinase/phosphatase: MAEKSFTVLDLLDLDLKGHNSLNLRCLCGRSGLGRPITLPDLNRPGLALSGFYESFGFQRVQVFGRGETAFLEKIVRENNLDPIKQLFSYEIPCCVFTHNLVPPQAFIELSDKAACPVLQTDLESTDFSSRLLRLFSDIFAPRKSIHGVLVEVFGIGIIILGDSGVGKSETALELVHRGHRLVADDIVNIRCVNGNVLLGQGANKMISHHMEVRGLGIINIQQLYGVGAIREQKEVQMVVKLEEWDANKLYDRLGTAQKTEELLGVKIPALEIPVRPGRNIPIILETAAMNERLKSMGYYSARDFNQNVLRWIESGEAQSAYYGTDDLY, from the coding sequence ATGGCTGAAAAGAGTTTTACCGTTCTCGATCTTCTCGACCTCGACTTAAAAGGCCACAATTCGCTCAATTTGCGCTGCCTGTGCGGACGCAGCGGTTTGGGAAGACCGATTACGCTTCCCGACTTGAACAGACCCGGCCTTGCACTTTCCGGTTTTTACGAATCATTCGGTTTTCAGCGCGTGCAGGTTTTCGGGCGCGGCGAAACCGCCTTTTTGGAAAAAATCGTCCGCGAAAACAACCTCGACCCGATAAAACAATTATTTTCATACGAAATTCCCTGCTGTGTTTTTACGCACAACCTTGTTCCGCCGCAGGCTTTTATAGAACTTTCCGATAAAGCCGCCTGCCCCGTTTTGCAAACCGATTTGGAATCAACCGATTTTTCGAGCCGCCTGCTCCGATTGTTTTCCGATATTTTTGCACCGCGCAAAAGCATTCACGGCGTTTTGGTGGAAGTATTCGGTATCGGCATCATCATTCTCGGGGATTCGGGCGTCGGCAAAAGTGAAACGGCACTGGAACTTGTTCATCGCGGGCACCGGCTCGTCGCCGACGACATCGTAAACATACGCTGCGTAAACGGGAACGTCCTGCTCGGGCAGGGCGCCAATAAAATGATAAGCCACCATATGGAAGTACGCGGCTTGGGCATCATAAACATTCAGCAACTGTACGGGGTCGGCGCGATCCGCGAGCAAAAAGAAGTACAGATGGTCGTCAAGCTCGAAGAATGGGACGCAAACAAACTGTACGACAGGCTCGGCACCGCTCAAAAAACCGAAGAACTGCTCGGCGTAAAAATTCCCGCCCTTGAAATTCCGGTAAGACCCGGACGCAATATTCCGATTATTTTGGAAACGGCGGCGATGAACGAACGCTTAAAATCGATGGGGTACTATTCGGCGCGCGATTTTAATCAAAACGTGCTGCGCTGGATAGAAAGCGGAGAAGCGCAGTCGGCCTATTACGGTACCGACGATTTATATTGA
- a CDS encoding HPr family phosphocarrier protein — protein sequence MVEKLLTVRNRAGIHARPAALIAQTANKFASEVLMEKDGTVVNAKSIMGVITMAAGYNTTLTVKANGPDEKEAVEALNTLFENKFEED from the coding sequence GTGGTTGAAAAACTGTTAACTGTCCGCAATCGAGCGGGAATACACGCCAGGCCGGCGGCTTTAATCGCCCAAACGGCGAATAAGTTTGCGTCCGAAGTTTTAATGGAAAAAGACGGCACGGTCGTAAATGCAAAATCGATTATGGGCGTTATTACGATGGCCGCAGGCTACAACACGACGCTGACCGTAAAAGCGAACGGGCCGGACGAAAAAGAAGCCGTAGAAGCGCTCAACACGCTGTTTGAAAATAAATTCGAAGAAGACTAA